In Nocardioides nitrophenolicus, the genomic window TTAGGGTGACCCCCGAGCCGGGCGTCCCATGCGTCCGGCCGATTCTCGGCTGTCGCCTATGGGGGGCGAGCGGCTGTCGACTTCACCTGAGGGAGAAACCGGCATGAATCGAGCCCTGCTCAAACTGATCCTCGGCGTCGCCGTCGCACTCGGCCTCACGCTGGCCGCTGCTCCGGTGGCCTCGGCCGCCCCGGCAGCCGCCACCACCGAGCGCGCGGTCGACTGCGTCGCCCAGGCCAAGGCCGTCGACATCGCGACCGCCACCCGGTCCGCGGCCCGGATCAAGATCCAGAACCTCGCCACCAAGATCTTCAAGCTCGAGAAGAAGATCAAGAAGGCCAAGCGGCACCACCAGGCGGCCAAGGTCAAGAAGCTGACCAAGAAGCTCAACAAGGCCAAGCGCAAGATCCGCAAGACCAAGATCCTGCGCGCCAACGCCGCCAAGGCCGTCAGCGGCACCCAGGTGCTGTACGCCTCCTGCCTGGCCGGCAACGGCGTCCCGCTGCCGACCTCGAAGCCGGACAAGGACAACCTGCTCGACTACGTCGGCGACGCGCTCAACCAGCTGGGCCTCGGCTTCCTGCTCGACTCGCTCGGTCTCGAGGCCGTTCTCGACCTGCTCGACCAGACCGGCCTGCTCGACCTGCTGGGTCTCGGCGACCTGCGTCCCTGACGCGACCCGTCCCCGTCCAACGGCCGTGTCCTCCGGGACACGGCCGTTGGCGTAGGGTCGTCCCGATCGGTTTTCCCACGCCACCCTGGAGGATGCGGCATGTCGGAGACGAGCAGCCCCGCTGTCGACGGTACGACGGCCGCCGACCGCCCCGACGAGGTCGAGCTGCGGCTGCCGGCCGACGGCGCCTACGCCTCGGTCCTGCGCACCCTCACCGCCGGCCTCGCGGCCCGCCTGGACTTCACCATGGACGACATCGAGGACCTGCGGATCGCGGTGTCCGAGGCGGCCGCCATGGTGCTCGACGAGGCCGACCCCGACGCCGTCCTCGACTGCCGGTTCCAGCTGGGGGGAAACCAGCTGGCACTCACCATCGCCGCCGACGCCGCGGCTCCCTCCGCTCCCGACTACGAGAGCTTCGGCTGGCAGGTCCTCGCGACCCTCGCCGACGAGGCCGCGATCGACGCCGTGGCCGGGCGCTACTCCGTCCGTCTCCTCGTTCGGTCCTCGCTCGCGTCATGACCACCGACCTGTCTCGGGGCGGCGGCCAGCGCGGCACGCCGACGAACGTCGAGGTGACCCGCAAGCGCAGCGCGGAGCTCTTCGTCGTCCTGCGCGACGAGGACGCCTCCCCCGCCGAGCGCGAGGTGGCCCGTGACTCCCTCGTCCACCTCCACCTGCCGCTCGTCGAGCACTGCGCCCGCCGCTTCCGCAACCGCGGCGAGCCCTACGAGGACCTGGTGCAGGTCGGCACCATCGGCCTGATCAAGTCCGTCGACCGCTTCGACACCGAGCGCGGGGTCGAGTTCTCGACGTACGCGACACCGACGATCATCGGCGAGATCAAGCGCTACTTCCGCGACAAGGGCTGGGCGATCCGGGTGCCGCGGCGGCTGCAGGAGCTGCGCATGCAGATCAGCGCCAGCACCGCCGAGCTCACCCAGTCGCTGGGCCGCTCCCCCACGCCGCGCGAGCTCGCCGACGCGATCGGCTGCTCGGTCGAGGAGATCGTCGAGGGCCTGGAGTCCAGCAACGCCTACTCCACGCTGTCCCTGGACGCCACCGACGACGACTCCGACGGTGGCAGCGGCCAGAGCATGCTCGACGCGATGGGCGTCGACGACGAGGCGCTCGAGCACGTCGAGATCCGCGAGTCGGTCAAGCCGCTGCTGGAGAACCTGCCGCCGCGGGAGAAGAAGATCCTGCTGCTCAGGTTCTTCAAGAACATGACCCAGTCCCAGATCGCCGAGGAGATCGGCGTCTCCCAGATGCACGTCTCCCGGCTGCTCAGCCGCACCCTCGCCCAGCTGCGCGAGTCGCTCGAGTCGGAGGCCTGAGCCACTCCGTCGCCGAAGCGGTGTTTACCCGGAACGGTCCGGGGCAGGAACCCCTGCGTCTCGACTCTTGACCGGTTCCAGAGACCTCGTCCATGCAGGGGATCGGTCCTTCCCGAAGGAGCTCCTCCCATGCGCAGGCTCGTCTCCGCTGGCGTCATCGCGATCACCTCGCTCGCGCTCGCCACGCCCGCCCTGACGTCCACCGCCGCGGCGGCCCCGGCCACCGCTGACACCGCCGTCGTGGCCGCCAAGGTCAAGGCCGGCAAGTTCAAGATCAAGAAGTCGGCCCCCGGCGTCCAGCCCGGCATCAGCAAGCTGGTCCTCACGTCCAAGGGCCTCAGGGGCTCCGGCAAGGTCAAGTACACGATCACCGGCGACAACGGCGCCGTGATCAAGGGCAAGGCCAAGGTCAAGAAGGGCAAGGCCAAGTACGTCGTGCCGGCCCTCGGCACCGGCCACTACAAGGTCAAGGCGAAGTTCAAGGGCCGCAAGGGCAAGACCAAGTTCGAGGTCTACGACTCGGCGATGACCCTCAGCACCACCGCGGTGAGCTGCTTCCGCAGCGACTTCCGCTCGCCGTACACCAAGAAGAGCACCCAGCTGTCCGGCAGCGTGAAGTACAAGGGCGCCCCGGCGACCTCGGGCTACGTCGACGTCTACCAGAACGGCAACGCCGCCGGTGGCTCGTCGTCGCCGTACCTGCTGCGCTTCGCGAGCATCAACCCGGCCAACGGCACCTTCAACTTCACCACCGGCTTCTGCTCGGCCGTCATCAACGGCGGCACCGGCAGCGCCCTCAAGGCGGGCCTGCCCAACGGGCAGTACCAGTTCCAGGCGTACTACACCAAGGACGCCGGCTACGACGACTACTTCTCGTCGAACTACATCACGGTGACCGTGGCGGACTGATCGCCCACGACCCAGCGACGGCCCGGTCCCCTCTCGGGGGGATCGGGCCGTCGGCGTTCTCGGGAGGGCTACTCGTCGTCGCCGGGACGGTCCTCCAGTGCCGCGATGGTGGCGGGGTGGAGCACCGCGGCCACGACGACCAGGGCCACCGCGGCCAGCCCGAGCGCGACGAGCAGCTCCTCGCGCAGGTTCCAGGCGAGACCGAGGACGATCAGCTGGGTGATCAGCACCGGGCCGCGCGCCCAGCCGTGGCGGCGCCACAGCGCGAGGGCGGCGCCGACCAGCACCACGCCGTACGCCGCGAAGAAGACCGCGGTCGACAGGCCGAACCCGAGCCGCTCGGAGGACACGCTGGCCAGCTCCAGGATCGCGAGGATGAGCAGCACCAGCCCCTGGACCGCGGCCAGCGAGGCGGCCACGGTGAGCTGCGGAGGTCGGTCGGACGGGTGGTCGGACGGGTGGTCGGACGGGTGGTCGAGGGGCCCTTCGGTCACCGCCGCAGCCTAGGCGGTCGGTGTCCAGCATCCGGTTGTGACCCAACAGACCACCCGAATTGCTTGATTCGCGACGCAATCCTTGGAAACCTTGCCGGAGCGATCGTGAAGCCGTTCACTTTTGCGGCTTCATGCGTGCCCGCTCCAGGGCACCCCCGGTAATGGAAGAAGAGGGCATCCCCACCCATGGATTGGCGACACCGTTCCGCATGCCTCGACGAGGATCCGGAGCTGTTCTTCCCGATCGGCAACACCGGCCCGGCGATCCTCCAGATCGAGGAGGCCAAGGCGGTGTGCCGACGCTGCGACGTGCGCGAGCAGTGTCTCGCCTGGGCGCTCGAGGCGGGACAGGACCACGGTGTCTGGGGTGGCCTGAGCGAGGACGAGCGCCGCGCGCTCAAGCGCCGCAACGCCCGCGCCCGGGTCCGCACCCCCGTCTGACCGACCGGTTCCCGGTCACTCGACCGGGATGCTGAAGCCTGCCCGGGTGCCACCGCCGGGCGCCCGACCGAGCGTCAGGTGCCCGCCGAGCTCGGACTCCACGAGCGTGCGCACGATCGACAGGCCCAGGCTGGTCGCGGCGTCGAGGTCGAAGTCCTCGGGCAGCCCTCGGCCGTCGTCCTCGACGGCGACCTCCAGCACGGTGCCGTGCCGCGCCGCCTGGATCGCGATCTGGCCGGCCGCGCCCGCGTCGTAGCCGTGCTCGGCGGCGTTCTGCATCAGCTCCATGACGACCATCGCGAGCGGCGTGGCGACCTCCGAGGCGAGGACGCCGAAGCTGCCCTCGCGACGGACGCCGACCTGGGCGGTGGTCGAGCCGACGTCGACCACCAGCCGGGCCAGCCGGTCGGCGATGTCGTCGAACTCGACCGTCTCCTCGACGGCCTGGCTCAGCGTCTCGTGGACGATGGCGATCGAGCCGACCCGGCGCACCGCCTCCTCGAGGGCCGAGGCCGCCTCGGGCGAGCCGATCCGGCGCGCCTGGAGCCGCAGCAGGGCCGCGACGGTCTGCAGGTTGTTCTTCACCCGGTGGTGGATCTCGCGGATGGTGGCGTCCTTGGTGACCAGCTCGCGGTCACGGCGGCGCAGGTCGGTCACGTCGCGCAGCAGGATGATCGCGCCGATGTGGTCGCCCTTGGGCCGCAGCGGGATCGCGCGCACGATCAGCGCGGCGCCGTCGCCGGGGCCCCCGGAGGCGCCGAGCTCGGTGTCGCGGTGCGCCCGGCCGCCGAGGACCGCGCTCAGCGTCTCCTCGTCGGGGCGCTTCTTGGGCGGTACCAGCTCCCGGGTCAGGTCGGGCAGCCGGTGACCGGTGAGGTCGCCGGTCAGCCCCAGCTTGCGGTAGGTCGACAGCGCGTTCGGGCTCGCGTAGATGACCCGGCCGGCGGCGTCGACGCGCAGGAAGCCGTCGCCGACCCGCGGGGAGTCGGCGTGGTCGCTGCGCTGGGCGGTGGACGGGAACAGCCCGGCGGCGATCATCTGGGACAGGTCGGTGGCGGCCTGGAGGTAGTTGATCTCCAACAGGCTGGGGGTGCGCACGCCGAGCAGGTTGGTGTTGCGGCTGATCACCGCGATCACCTTGCCGGCGCGCCGCACCGGGATCGCCTCGACCCGGACCGGCACGTCGTCGCGCCATTCGGGGTCGCCCTCGCGCGCGATCCGGCCCAGCTCGAAGGCCGCGTCGACCAGCTGGCGGCTGCCGGTGGCGGCGAAGGAGCCCACGATGTCGTCGACGTACGCCGTCGGGCCGGTGGTCGGACGCATCTGGTCGCCCGCCCAGAAGCCCGCCCCGTTGCGGTCCGGGAGCCACAGGACCAGGTCGGCGAAGGACAGGTCGGCGATCACCTGCCAGTCGGCCTGGATCAGCTGGAGCCAGGCGATGTCCGCGTCGTCGAGGTCGGTGTGACGCCGGGCGATCGCGGACAGGGAGGGCACGGACCCCAAGATAGGGCCTGGCCCAGCGCCGCGACTTAGGGTCCCTTCACATTGTTTGGCAGGATGGGCCCGGGGGATGAAGGCTCGGCTGCTCCGGAGGGTGTGGGTTGATGGTGTCGGTGGATTGGGCTCGCCTCCAGCAGGCCCTCCGCGACGGTGAGCGGCGTCCCCCCGCCGGTCACCCGATCGGCGACCTGACCGCACAGCTGACCCAGATGCTGGGCGACCCGGACCCCCAGGTCCGCGACGGGATGGCGTACTCCTTCCTGGCGACCTGGATCGAGCACGGCGCGTACGACGACCTGCTGGCCGGACTCGGCGACGGCATGTGCGCCGGGCTGAACACCGGCATCGGCGAGCGCGACACCGACACGGTGTTCCGGCGCAGCTTCTCGGTGCTGCTGCTCGCCGAGTGCATCCAGCGCGACACCCGGATCCGCCGGCTCCCCCCGAGCAAGGTGCTCCACTGGGGCGACCGGATCGCGGCCTGGTACGTCCGCGAGCGGGACCTGCGCGGGTTCGTGCCCGGCAAGGGCTGGGCCCACGCCGCCGCCCACGGCGCCGACGCGCTGGCCGCGCTGGCCGCCTCGCGCCACTTCGGGATGACCGAGCTGACCGTGCTGCTCGACGTGATCGCCGACCGGGTGCTCAACCCCGACACCCCGGCCCTGGTCCACGGCGAGCCGGACCGGATCGCCTACGCCGTGATGGAGGTGCTGCGTCGCGACCGGGTGCCGCTGAGCGTGCTGGAGCCGTGGGTGGTCCGCCTCGAGCAGGGCGCCCGGGCCCGGGCGCGCAGCGGCCGCGATCCCTACCGCGCCACCGGCAACGCCCAGCTGGTGCTGCGCGCGCTCTACCTCCAGCTCACCATCTCGCCGCGGCACCCCGCGGTCCGGCCCGACCTGCTGCTGGCGCTGGTCGCCTCGCTGCGCCGGGTGCATCCGTACTTCCTCGACGACGTCGGCTGACCCGGCTGACCCGGCTGCCTCGGGCGGACCTGGTGGCTAGGGTGCGGGAGTGACCACCAGCCCGGACCCCGACCAGCTCACCGGCCACGCCGGGGAGATCGCGACCCAGGTCGCCCGCGCCCACGGCGTGGAGACCATGTTCACCCTGTCGGGAGCCCACGTGTTCCCGATGTACGACGGCGCGGTCCGCAGCCAGGAGTGGGCCCAGCGCGACGGTCGCGCGCCGGTGCGGCTGGTCGACGTACGCCACGAGCAGACGGCGGCGTTCG contains:
- a CDS encoding anti-sigma factor yields the protein MSETSSPAVDGTTAADRPDEVELRLPADGAYASVLRTLTAGLAARLDFTMDDIEDLRIAVSEAAAMVLDEADPDAVLDCRFQLGGNQLALTIAADAAAPSAPDYESFGWQVLATLADEAAIDAVAGRYSVRLLVRSSLAS
- a CDS encoding RNA polymerase sigma factor SigF, whose translation is MTTDLSRGGGQRGTPTNVEVTRKRSAELFVVLRDEDASPAEREVARDSLVHLHLPLVEHCARRFRNRGEPYEDLVQVGTIGLIKSVDRFDTERGVEFSTYATPTIIGEIKRYFRDKGWAIRVPRRLQELRMQISASTAELTQSLGRSPTPRELADAIGCSVEEIVEGLESSNAYSTLSLDATDDDSDGGSGQSMLDAMGVDDEALEHVEIRESVKPLLENLPPREKKILLLRFFKNMTQSQIAEEIGVSQMHVSRLLSRTLAQLRESLESEA
- a CDS encoding WhiB family transcriptional regulator → MDWRHRSACLDEDPELFFPIGNTGPAILQIEEAKAVCRRCDVREQCLAWALEAGQDHGVWGGLSEDERRALKRRNARARVRTPV
- a CDS encoding PAS domain-containing sensor histidine kinase, which produces MPSLSAIARRHTDLDDADIAWLQLIQADWQVIADLSFADLVLWLPDRNGAGFWAGDQMRPTTGPTAYVDDIVGSFAATGSRQLVDAAFELGRIAREGDPEWRDDVPVRVEAIPVRRAGKVIAVISRNTNLLGVRTPSLLEINYLQAATDLSQMIAAGLFPSTAQRSDHADSPRVGDGFLRVDAAGRVIYASPNALSTYRKLGLTGDLTGHRLPDLTRELVPPKKRPDEETLSAVLGGRAHRDTELGASGGPGDGAALIVRAIPLRPKGDHIGAIILLRDVTDLRRRDRELVTKDATIREIHHRVKNNLQTVAALLRLQARRIGSPEAASALEEAVRRVGSIAIVHETLSQAVEETVEFDDIADRLARLVVDVGSTTAQVGVRREGSFGVLASEVATPLAMVVMELMQNAAEHGYDAGAAGQIAIQAARHGTVLEVAVEDDGRGLPEDFDLDAATSLGLSIVRTLVESELGGHLTLGRAPGGGTRAGFSIPVE
- a CDS encoding DUF2785 domain-containing protein translates to MDWARLQQALRDGERRPPAGHPIGDLTAQLTQMLGDPDPQVRDGMAYSFLATWIEHGAYDDLLAGLGDGMCAGLNTGIGERDTDTVFRRSFSVLLLAECIQRDTRIRRLPPSKVLHWGDRIAAWYVRERDLRGFVPGKGWAHAAAHGADALAALAASRHFGMTELTVLLDVIADRVLNPDTPALVHGEPDRIAYAVMEVLRRDRVPLSVLEPWVVRLEQGARARARSGRDPYRATGNAQLVLRALYLQLTISPRHPAVRPDLLLALVASLRRVHPYFLDDVG